The Manduca sexta isolate Smith_Timp_Sample1 chromosome 7, JHU_Msex_v1.0, whole genome shotgun sequence region CTGACACACACATTGCGTTAGCAGTAGGTAACTTGGAAGAAGAGAGCTCAAGCAAAAAAGGCAGCTCTCAGAAGGAGCAACAGCAACAGGACAGAAGAATTGATATTCAACCAGCTGAGGATGAAGAAGGTAGAGTATGATACAAAAATCTCTTTTGAATGAGAAAcataccaatcaaaataatataattataatattccctAGACTCTAGAAGAAGTTGACATTTCATATGCAGATGGTCATAGAaactaagtaaaataatttttgcaatacatttgaaaaaatatatggcCTCATACTGGAGTGGCATAATGCTAGGTCGAAGaagaaaattctttatttcatTATGGCAGATATTATCCCTTAAAGCATTACGACCCAATAATTTAGGTTTTAAAAATCTGTTATGCTTTAAATCTCATGGTATTAACACGTTTTCAGATCAAGACGAAGGCTTGTCTGTGAAACACGTAGCGTACGCGCGTTATCTACGTAATCACAGGCTGATCAACGAGATATTCTCCGATACAGTGGTGCCTGACGTCAGGTCTGTGGTCACCACTGCTAGGATGCAGGTAAGTTTGAACATTGTTGCACAATGAACATATAGGTCAGTTTCATCTTGAGCATGGATTTAAAGAGATATAGATATCTATAATGTCTTTTATTGTGCAGGAATTTTCTAAATTCGTATTAACCAGatctataaataatacttttaggTTCAGTATgatttgatgttatttatattacgaattaaaataattttaaacatttttatttgattgataCTATTCTACATTCAATGATGAATGTAATTggtaaaaataactaaatgttAATCGGGTTTTAGATCCTAAAGAAGCAAGTGCAATCATTGACAATGCATCAGAAGAAATTAGAAGATGAGCTGCAGCAGATTGAAGAGAAGTTTGAGGCAAAGAAACGCAAGTTCATTGAGAGCAGTGAGGTTTTCCAAGAGGAATTAAagaaggtaaaaaataaaattattggcaTATTAATCATTGaggtttaaataatatatttaaatctattgaCAACAAGAATGTGTCTAATCTCATCACCACCATATTAGTTTCCAATTTCGGTTTTCTTCTGGCAAGCCAAGCGTTGGACTTCCACCTATGAGGTGGACTGACGCCCGAAAGTCCGCAGAAAATAACTTGATGCGGAATGCTTCCATTACTAGTCTgcaaatctttgggagaggcctatggaTTCTTGTGGCTCATGATTATAATTCACATTTTTGCATTTAGTATTTATACACAGCACAAGTTTATCTAAATGTGGAGAGGATAGACCTGTGATGgcgtatatattttatctaatgtCCGTTCAGCACTGCAAGCCGGCCGTGGATGAGGAGACATTCCAGCGTATGGTGGAGCGCGCCATGGAGCAGATGCGCCGTGGTATCGACCCCACCGCTTCGCAGACCACCACGCCAGGCCATGGCGCTGAGAGGAAAGACGAGGTGAGTGAGAttactaatctatactaatattataaagccatatttaaaaaaaaaacccttataggaagctaaatcctgagtgctataggtaactttttatcccgaaaaaccgTTTTCACGCCGGTGGACTAGCAGGCTAAAGCTAGTAGTTTATAAATCAAAGAATACATTGCTAAAGTTTAGAAAGTGGCAATCCCCTGCCATCAGTGATATGATTGCTTAATTGCCTcatctaatataaataacaatatttaaaaaaccctCGTGTGGTTTTCTGAAGtataaatatgacatttaatTTGCTATGtgtgaagtaaaaaaaaattaaccaatcaacgTATTTATAGTCGATGAAAGATCAGTCGCATCCCAAAGGCGAGAGCAACGGCCCTAATCCTCCGACACAAGTGGACAAAGTATCCACCAGCGAATCCAAGCCAGATACCAACACAACCACCGAGTTGAACAAGACTGATGAAACAAAGGATAAAGAGATGGATGAAAATGGACCACCAACCCATGACGGTGAAGGTGGGTACCgtgatttataaacaaaaaaaaaacatcttatgGTGATAGCTTATTGAACTTGTCAACATTACGTGTATTTTGattcctaattatttttttttgtgttgtaaataTACCTCAATTGACTAGATTTCAAGACAccataatatatctatacatacatacatacataacatcacgcattttatccccgaaggggtatgcagaggcgcaactagggcacccacttttcgtatcatatatctatacaatagccatattatatataaaatatatgaaattgtaaatattggCAAAGAAAATGGATGTAGCATGTTTTGCTAAGACATGCTGGAAATCACAAATTATGTTACATAGCTAAGTACAGAGAATACTAAGATTAAAAGCGTCACACCCTTCGCAGTGTtagtattgtttttgaatatgcATGTCAGTACTGTGATTTGTATGTCAGGTGACCGCAAGGAGGAGAAAGGCGAGATGAAGAGCGAGAGCAAGGAGCAGGCGCCACCTGCCCCGCATCCGCCCGCGCACCCACAGCACATCACCTCGCCACCGCACCACGGTACTATACATACTAATAGCTATTGCATTTAAACAATGACATTGAGTAAATTCTTACCCCTAGAAGTGTATACAGAAGGTATAAGACGAAACTGATCAATAATGAGATTGATcccaaatttaattatagataaCAATTTATTACTAACTTTTTTGCTGGCCGTAGTCGTGTGAAACTCTTCCCGGAATATCTACATGGAAACGGagcagcattttttttttataataactagtCCGAGCCGCTTCAGCACattaaatacatagaaaaaatcAAGTCTGTTGCTGTATTTCTAGCTCATACAATAGTAGGTTATAATAAACGTTACACGactatatgttatttattgtttagcGATGATGATGCCGCCGAACCCCAACGCGCCAGGTCCTCACCCGGGACCACCGCACGCGGGCCCTCCGCCGCCGCCAGGTAACAACTAACACAATAACAACTCGACTACTTCACATACATCACTCTCACTATAATCTATGAATTAGTTCGGATCTCACTGGATTCTCACTTGGTTTATGTTTGCATGTCATAACTTCAAACAGGGGTGTGCACTGacatttttgaaatgctatattTTGTAGCCAATATTTGCCGTCAATGTGTGATCAAGAATGATgtaagctttttattttatgtgtgttAAAATGTAAGTGCACGCTTCCTAAGTGAATGTATCGGGGTTGTGTTAACAATGTGGTGACGTGTGGCAGTGGGCGCAGTGGGCGCGTACGGGGCGCCGTACGGCGGACGCTACTACGGCGGGTACGCCGGCGGCTTCCCGGCCGGCTACGCGCATCCGTACTACGGCGCGGGCGGCGAGCACTACGCGCCGCACCATGCCCCGCACCACGCCCCGCAACATGCGCCACAACACGCGCCGCAACACGCTCCGCAGCACGCGCCGCCGCTCGCGCCGCACCACGCGTCGCACGCGCCCCACCAGCCGCTGCAGCCGCATCACGACGTCAAACGTCTGTACACTATCACACCATGATCATCACTCACCTGCATTAACCACATTAGCTATATTATCGGTGCTTTGTACAAAGAGGAAACATTATTTCATGGTACTTTTAAGGGTTGTTGGGAACAGTATAAACCATTTGAAATGTAACCatgttataaaatagttttccatAACAGTAAACTAGCCTTTTGTACAAAACACATTTAACATTAATGGTTCCATCACCCTGGCACTAGCTAAATTGGGGCTTTTTGCAcatcatattaattaacaatgaatgatgattcttttttcttctactaaaataaatttaatctacaaaattatttgaaatcatAATATTGAGAATTCATAGTCCCTTTCTATTCTAGTGTAATATTTGTGGCATAAAATGGAATTATTTTCTCCCCTATTATATAGCAATCTCTGTTCACAGTAGAGATAATGTCTTAATTTGGCTAACATTAAGAGATGTTAAAACTCACggtatatttagtaaattacaCAACTTAATCAATGTACTCAAAAAACTATAAGACTTCAAATTGTTTTCTGTTTTAGCGGATGAGCCACAGCCGAAGAAGGAGGGTGAATGATCGTCACCTAAGCGCGTCGTTAAACGGCGCCGCAAGTCCTCCTCGAAGGACACCCAGTGAGGTGTGGACACTAGTGCATTCTTTAAATTATGTGAAACTGGATTGGACATAACTTGCTGCAAGCAAAATAATAGTGTTAAATAATTCgtgatacatttaaatttattgtaatatggaCCTAAATGTGAAATTAAGATAATTCAAAATCCTCTGGATGAATATTGCATATAACTATGAACTTGCTTagaatatattgaaaaaataataatttaagcgAATTGATATTTGGATTCTGAGAATGTTCTCAATATTAGTATGTAAGAGTGGGTAAATGGATAATCAATTGAGTATTTTTATGGTAGAATGATTTAACTGTATAATTAGCCtttttttctcctttttagTGTATATCTCCAATGTCGATTAATATATAGTagttttataatgtaactaaaGTTAGACTGCTTGTCCACCAAGACGGTATCACCCACTACGGCGGTGGACTTGCTAGTGttctgtattttaaatataatgtgtaaATTAATGTATAACTTACTGATAATTACcctaatataaatatctatactataaatattcaaGTGGCCAGAAGACTAAACTTTTTTTCCATAAAGCCATTGTGTTTATATTgggttaaataaaacaaaacatggCTGGAGTCACATTTATTAAGTGATAAATAAgacattttaatacttatttacaaatacattataatagaaatacatttaatatgacTGTAGGTAAATTAGGTGTATAGTATGTGCATATTTGCAGGATAAAATACTGACTCACTTTATTATTCTTGATTTTTTCTGAATATGtatttaactattaaaaatgaggatttattgtaaaaatactgtacatcataaagtttttttttattttatacatagcCAGTAGATTTTTGCCCTGGAGTGCATTGTAATCCTTAATTTGTGGTTGATGAGGCAAACTTGGCCACAATGGGATAGCCGTTGACAATTGTTCCATTGATTTCGTGCACAGCACTTATTGCTAGATCATAATCTGGAAAttggaaaataaatgttattcatagtgcatatttgtttaattaagagTGTGAGAGAGGTATGAGAGATCTTATCtgaaagattgttttttttattgtccttTTATGcagattattatattaataagccACTGATTTGTGACTTCTAGTTTAGCTTAGACTGGGACTTTATAGAATTACATGGGGAAATTAATCACCAGGTGGTAAACCTTACTATTGCTATATCTACTTATGTGTATGCAATATGCATGCATGGTAGTCATGAAAATTGGCGATAGCTTTATTAGAGCAAAAATGCTCAATTCCGTACAACAAATCGAGGCATGAACAGTTTACATGTATTGCATCAAATATACTCACTTTCAAAGCGTACATAGGCTTCGCCTCTCTGCTTGCCGCTTAGCAGCCGTATGTCGGGAGGTCCGCCGTTATCACACACATACTGTTGAAACAACAGCGACAACTGCGCCGGAGTTACCGTACTTGCAATATTCGTCAGATGTACCACCTGGAATGGGTTGAATGAATTGAAGTATTCTGATGACTTATCTCTTAACTGTAATTAGCTAAGTTTGACCCTACTGGCATTACAATCTGACCCACATTCAAATTGCCAATAAGCTTACTGTTAGTAAAAGAATTCAGGGAATCAAACCAGTTTCTTAGACTAAGTTCTACtagatttaaaaagtttatctTTACGATcaatacatgaaaataaaactgtaccCCTGTTGAGCACATTGCACTCACagaggagtgtgagatttggcatactAAAAAGCATTTAGATAGGTACTGGacgataataaattttatgtataataaatagacACAATCACATCTCTTATACCCCCGAAGGAGCAGGTAGtggcgcaactgatgcacccactttccgccatatGTATatatctcatgatgtgataaaggcgagccaatcgccatatcagacaaaTTCCAGATCAGGGCTGATACTAACTAggaaaaaatcaatatcaccGCCCAATCTGGGTATTGGACTACAACTACAACATCAAGGTAGTCTAGCAGTgcataatatgtgttacaaatatattgaatttgacTGTTGAATTTAGACCACTGAATAACTAGTTATAACTGATCACAACACATACCTTAGAAGGTACACCAGGTTCATAATCTTTGTACTTTTCCATTTTCTTTATATCATCAAGGCTCATCTTTGTGCCTTCAAGTAGTGGCTCCCCAGATTCAGTCTCAGGCAGGACAACATCCAACTCTTGCTCTGGATCACTCCGACTGGTTTCTTCTTCAGGAACCCTTACAATACAATTGTTCTTTATAGTATACATTGTTTTCTTCTTAGGGCCGATAAACTTATCTCTTGGACCTCTTGGTCTTATTGGAACTTTAGGAGGCGCCTCTTGGAGGTCCCAAAGACTTCCTGGTCTGCTAGTTGTACTTTGATTAGGAATGGGTGAGGTTTGTTTAGGCCCTGATTCAATtctattttttcttctttctaGTCTTCTTAAAATCTTTCTCCTTTTAGTGATTGGTGGAATATTACTCTTTAAATGACCAAATAAACTGTGTTCCAAGTCCTTTATCCTATTGATAGGGTGCCCCTTGGGGTAGGCAGGAGAATTCTTTTGTGAAGATTCTATATTTTCTTCTCTTGATGTAGTTGGTTCTTTGTCTTCAAGTGACTCtctgtaaataattttgtgtctcatattataaaataggaaATTTTTCATTCAAATAGACTGGCTcctgttatttttaatgtctacaatacttataaattataacaaaaacttaaatattaagcTGCAATTACACTTGGTCATTAGCTGCCATTCTATTGCCTATGGAATTCACATAATCAACTAATTGTAAATGAATGGAGTTGAATATGCCCACATTCGAAAAGCTTTCATTTTGGTTACCTGAACCATTTTCCTTTCAATTTTCAAGCAGTACTTCTGCACTCGTCACCATGAATAATGTTGCTCTCAAAAGAGGCAATGTAATTAAAGCACTGAGTGCCGGAATTCAAGCAATATCTTACATGCACCCAAATAGGGGTTAACAACAAATTGTAATTGTGCCATAAAGTGAGAGAAACTTGTCATTAGGACAAAAAATTTATTCTGTATGTAAGAGACAAGGAGATTTAggtaatctttttttataaaatgatatattttgtaaaatatacaaagCAAGGaagttattatgtaaaaaatcaaataatattcttattggAAAAAATTTCCCCTTTTCTGCTATAatctaaaattttaacttatagGCATACAAATTAATTGTCCTTTAAAACATATAGTAAAGGAATTTTGCAAACACTGTACAATATGTCTCAAATAAATACAGCTTGAAATTTATTGCAGATTAAAATCCAAGCGGACCTCTTAAACCCCAAAATATggaacttattattattacagtcaaggagaaattaaatacatacacgCATAAACTATCCATAAAGCTCTTCTCATGTTCAGTCATCATGATGTGAAATCACcacaatatgaaaaaatattgtaaccaaAGGCTTTAGGTAGTAATACCATACTAAACCTATAACCTGGAGAGCTTTTATAAGTGGTCCACCGACATTTATGCACCAccaaatcaagtaaatattgAGTAGACCCAGCCTTTGACCTAGGTAAAGTAACAGGAATTTATATTGGGTAGATAATGGCAATTGTAATGGTgtataaagtctaccaatctacaCTAGGCCAATGTAGTgcactaaggtctaatccctcagtagtagagcagcccgtgcccagcagtgggacagtatacaggactgatattattacagAATATATTGACAGTTTTAATAGAAACAGCATGTTAGTGTACAAAATGTATGGTGCCAACTGTTTTCCCCAAAGATATCTCCTAGTTCCTCCTGCTGGGCCCATAAACAAAAAAGAGATTACTGGCCTGATGGTATGCGTTTACAAACACTTATGAGAGGCAACTATGCCAATTACCTAAGCAATGTATGTTGCTGATTAAAGAAACAATAGGGACTTTGCCAAAAgtctataaaaaattaacaatatcttACCTATTTTCCGCCTCAAGTTTAGCAACTTTTCTGTATATAGCGTTTAATTTTCTCTCTAACACTTGGGACTCGATCTTCTTGCCCTCATCTAAGTTTCCGGCTTCATTAtccaaatataactttaccTCGTCAGCAGTTAGTCCGGCTTTTTTCAACCACTCTAATCGTTGCACGTCTTTATCTGCTTTCCTGAACTCTTCAAGGGATGATAGTCCATATTTAGTGAAAGGTAAAACCTCAGTGGTTTTTTCAAACTCCTTTGGTAGCGATTCACTGTGGATCAAagtgtattattgtttttagcgCGCAAATAACACGGCACTAATAATGCAAGAATTctttacaaaatacttttttttttctgtgcAACTAATTCCGGAAACAAAAACACTCACCACATTGAcgatgttaattataatatctacagTCAACACAATATTCTCGTAAAACAATCAACTTTGAGTTATTGATTttatcaatcaaaacaaagtgaAATATACTAGTGGTGGCGGTTATCAAATATATGGAATAAACATTTCGAATAAAATGACATAAGTAatcttgattttattatttattcataattactATTTACCATAATATAGTTTCACTTGGCCAGTGGTAgcgtttacataatattaataatacattttttattataacattctCGTTTGATTAAGCCTATCATTCGTAATCGTAATCGcgcataaattttatatatctatgtacAGCACTGACGTCAGAATTTAGATGTAAACTGTGAAAATTACGTCTAGGTATGTACCTGTTagctatctatctatactattacataatgtagaagagtttgtttgtttgaacgcgctaatctcaggtcCGTTTATCAAGAAAGACTATATaaaatcacgctatgaccaataagaacggagtattagtgaaaaatattgccaaaacggggaaaattgattccttttgagagcttgcgTTGCATGTGAGGAATACTTATCCCGGAAATCACTTTcatgtgggcgaagccgcgagcaaaatttagttataattgtaTGCATATACCCAACCAATACGGATTTCCCGAGTTTATGGTATATGTAAAAACGATTCGAATTAATTCAAATCATGTTGtcgaaaaacaaattaatcgaGGTTCGTTGCGTTGCGGTTGCATTCTTCTCGTCAAATTGACGacctttaaatataatagctacatataagtttataaaactAAGATTCGAAAAAGGTCGGGTTCGATTAACGTTGTGTTGAAAATTAGTATTGTTTTTGCACCACGTCTCAGTCCTTATGCAATATATGAACACATACTCTACTACATACACGTATActctactttttataaatatatttcggaatgacaaaaatataccaaaccttggtaaattttatttatagattttaactCAATCATATCTCAGACGAGTATTAGTACAATTATAACAGCATAAAGAATCGAGTTGATGCATCTCTAGGCTGGCTTATCAGTTCTCTAGTTCAGAGTTGCCAGGTATACAGTTTTatctatattacatttatacaaacttacacaatacattaaaacatgaattatcggattttaaatgaatatgttcatatatctataaaatattttacaattcgGAAATAATTTCTACATGTTCTAGATGTACTGTACTTTTACATGTACTTTTTAGGTTGCGATTGTCTTTGCATAATCATAAgtaaacatattgtataatatttttaggtatttttgaCAGCATacagcaaagagaattataatatatatggaaagcaTATTATATGCTAAGCTGCATATAGTAAGTAACATACATTGGTAACATATTACGCAAAGAGAAATATATAGGAAAATACTAGGTACATTTTGACTTTTagagtattgtaatgctcttttaTGCGCTTTGATTTTGACAGTGAAAATGTCGTGTAATttcacaatctaaaaattgaattgaattgaatctATGATGTCGTATTCTTTGAGTTTGATCATTGAACAGTACTAGAGATAAAATTACGTTTTCGTTTTAGTTTATTGTGGAATGTGGTCCTGGGAATCCTAAAGAATACACGTACATACATTTCGATAATTTCTGTAGACTGCgacgtataatataatttatttttaccatttacCACTATATGCTAGTAATATACTCATTGTTTTGAACTGTATTATCTTTTTACCACTTCaaacagtaaaatataactTGGAAAACAAACATGAGTTGGCCAAGCGAGCAATACATGTTGCCCAATATGATGGGAATGCAACCTATGATGTGGCCAAACATGATGCCCAATGCCATGCAACCGAACACCATGCCCGGAGAATATAACATGAACATACAACCCAACGGTAACGCAAATGGCGTTAATTTTATTGGAGTAGTGCCACCACAGCAAGAAAACCCTGTTCCTGTTATAGAAGATGTTGCAGAGCCAAGTGTTAATGATAAAACTGATCATAGAGACAGAAGGGATCGCGACAGAAACCgaggtaattgtttttttatcaattatgtcAGGAggaaaattaattcaattggCATCATTACATGAAGTACCATGTAGCCTATTCTCTTCTCATCTTTGAATACTGAAGTGACAGTATTGATAAGTCATCATgagtatgaatatttttttgcttgtaGTTCTGTTGGTGTGAAAGATATTTGCTGGAATTGAGTGGTTTTCGAAGATAAAAGTAGCcctagtaatttataatgttgGTTTTTGCAACAAAACTTGGTTCTAAagcttctttatttattattattagttaccaGGCAGTCAGTTTGTTCAACCGATatgcctgttttttttttatattagttttaatgaCTACACAAGCTTGccattcgcttgatggtaagcgatacaaccgtccatgagcagtagaaacaccaaccaataccttaaattataaagtattttatggtattccactgtgccatcctgagatatgagatgttaagtcttattatatctgttagttacactggctacaatgtccttcaaactggaacacaacagtgaacttACTGTGCTGCTTGGTgggagaaatagacattgcggtaatacctacccaggcggactctcacatatgaaagacctaccatcagCATCTTGCAATACTCGATTCAGATTTCACTTcccagaaaatatttatcaagtttGTAAACAGACCTGTTCACATTTTCCGCTGCAACCACATTCTGTGGGAGATTATTTCACCCTCTTACTACTCTATTCATCAAGAAATGCATAATATGTTGTTTGTTAGTGGACAAGGATACAATAGTTTTTTGTTATGGCCCCTGAGACAAACATTGGTGTCTTGGTTAAACACATAATTTGCAAGCTAATTGAGTATTCTGTTTAGCAGACAGGGGACGCCATGGAAGGTCCCGTGAACGCGACCGCAATGACAGATCTGACAGGAACGACAGAAGCCGAAGTGACCGGCGTGAAAGACGCACTAAGTGGAGTAGTGAGAATGTCACTAACAATGCGTCGAGTTATAATGCCGGTAATATGATGATGCCTGGTAAgaaacatttcttttattttgtatcaaatattGCATATGGAAAGTTGTCAAGTCATACCATGAAGACACTTTGAAAATcctaatgaaataatttttgcaGTATACAGtcatacttataaacttgttttagtgttaagaggtggttaagaattgcttaaatagctgtcaaatcATCACAGGTTCcaagtttaaaccttattaagaggcaagatgcaggttttgacttacagctgataaaataaatttgtgttttaactaagcataactttgtggaatttttataagtaagactgataatgtaaATGCAAATAATGTATCATACTATGCAAAAATATTCAGAATaacagtaacaaaatattattcatgtcattttttattttaaaggcaATATGATGCAATATGGTAACATGATGCCCCACCAGGCAATGGATATGGCAAATATGTCCAACATGCCAAATATGGCCAATATGATACAACCAATGCAGATGTCCGGCATGATGGATCaaaatatgatgatgatgaatcaaATGCCGATGATGACAAATCAGCCAATATATCTCACCGATAGTGTTCTACTACTGCCAATCCCTGGAACAATGCTACCACAACGTATGAACCGCCCTGTAGGCTGCCGGACTGTATTTATTGGAGGTTTACCAAACCGAATAACCGAGAGCCTTGTTAGTGAGATGTTTGCACGTTTTGGAGATATTGATTCGATTAAAATCCAGAAACAAGGTGTCTGTCATGTCCGGTTTGTTAAGCCGGAGTCTGTGGAACAGTCATTCTGTTTGTCGGGTTATCGGTTCAAGTATCAAGACCAGATGGATGCAGAGGCTATTCCGATATTTGTGGATTATGCTttggtaagtattttattactaaactataattttaatatgttttatgatattaaatttaaaagccaTGAGTTTTGTAGAATGTACAAAACTCATggcttttaaactttttatggAGTTAAAAAGAAAGTGTTTACTGGCAACCTTACACAAAGTTGACATCATATCTAGAAATATTTCTCAAGGCATGGCGTCAAGCTGATGGTAAGGTTAATgagtattttcaaaataaatgagcatgacaaaatagtttttgcagatttttctttcatatttattttttcgtgtTAATACATTCActctatgtattatttattaaaaaaaaatacaatattttgaaaaaaatatttcattactgACAATTAATATGAGAAATATTCTTATACTGTCCATTATGGTAGAATACAAACATCCGTTTCATGTAACAGAATCGCGATGACCAAGAAGAACAGGAGAGACATCGGCGCCGGAGGGACCCCACTCCGCCACGGATCGAACCGTTCCTAGCAACTACATTGTCATCACTTACTGAAAAGATCAAGAGTGACACGGAGTTCACTGAAGCAGCACctgtaagtaaattattttactattaactGATTCTATAAATTCTGAGAAGTGATTTCTTAGCTATTACAATAATTCAAGACATATGGGGttggcatataaaaaaaaaagaaaaactccaaattaaacattaataataaaaaaatgttcaagaCATTACTTcgtacaaacaaaaaacataatgtgatttattatttttctagacgctTGCCGGGTGGCTGGAGAGGGGAGAATGTAATAAGAAGAACGCAAACACTTTCTACTCTCTGATACAAGCCACAAACAACCACATACGTCGTCTCGTCAACGAGAAAATGCAAATCGATGAAGAATTC contains the following coding sequences:
- the LOC115456129 gene encoding RNA-binding protein 41; the encoded protein is MCESLPKEFEKTTEVLPFTKYGLSSLEEFRKADKDVQRLEWLKKAGLTADEVKLYLDNEAGNLDEGKKIESQVLERKLNAIYRKVAKLEAENRESLEDKEPTTSREENIESSQKNSPAYPKGHPINRIKDLEHSLFGHLKSNIPPITKRRKILRRLERRKNRIESGPKQTSPIPNQSTTSRPGSLWDLQEAPPKVPIRPRGPRDKFIGPKKKTMYTIKNNCIVRVPEEETSRSDPEQELDVVLPETESGEPLLEGTKMSLDDIKKMEKYKDYEPGVPSKVVHLTNIASTVTPAQLSLLFQQYVCDNGGPPDIRLLSGKQRGEAYVRFENYDLAISAVHEINGTIVNGYPIVAKFASSTTN
- the LOC115441855 gene encoding ecto-NOX disulfide-thiol exchanger 2 isoform X2 → MSWPSEQYMLPNMMGMQPMMWPNMMPNAMQPNTMPGEYNMNIQPNGNANGVNFIGVVPPQQENPVPVIEDVAEPSVNDKTDHRDRRDRDRNRDRGRHGRSRERDRNDRSDRNDRSRSDRRERRTKWSSENVTNNASSYNAGNMMMPGNMMQYGNMMPHQAMDMANMSNMPNMANMIQPMQMSGMMDQNMMMMNQMPMMTNQPIYLTDSVLLLPIPGTMLPQRMNRPVGCRTVFIGGLPNRITESLVSEMFARFGDIDSIKIQKQGVCHVRFVKPESVEQSFCLSGYRFKYQDQMDAEAIPIFVDYALNRDDQEEQERHRRRRDPTPPRIEPFLATTLSSLTEKIKSDTEFTEAAPTLAGWLERGECNKKNANTFYSLIQATNNHIRRLVNEKMQIDEEFHGMKNSFKDKFLHVLAQFEQVAKILSAAKHQRVSDHFTKQQRRNVEMWLKMTEEVDNMKEEYNTLFDEEESDTKAGKNVVPVEKYEQLKKENENLVYELEGYKNEAHLAKDEAERKFETFKAHFIAEQALKNEQPQEFIRKMPLLPFPSANNNQSTAVESKVNLSNSEVPHSEAKLISLITAFLMIHPLGATLDYLVSYLKSMMPEVAQVTVSNILTKYNEIFQCKTTGVGANIELKWYFVTFESIKK
- the LOC115441855 gene encoding ecto-NOX disulfide-thiol exchanger 2 isoform X1 gives rise to the protein MSWPSEQYMLPNMMGMQPMMWPNMMPNAMQPNTMPGEYNMNIQPNGNANGVNFIGVVPPQQENPVPVIEDVAEPSVNDKTDHRDRRDRDRNRADRGRHGRSRERDRNDRSDRNDRSRSDRRERRTKWSSENVTNNASSYNAGNMMMPGNMMQYGNMMPHQAMDMANMSNMPNMANMIQPMQMSGMMDQNMMMMNQMPMMTNQPIYLTDSVLLLPIPGTMLPQRMNRPVGCRTVFIGGLPNRITESLVSEMFARFGDIDSIKIQKQGVCHVRFVKPESVEQSFCLSGYRFKYQDQMDAEAIPIFVDYALNRDDQEEQERHRRRRDPTPPRIEPFLATTLSSLTEKIKSDTEFTEAAPTLAGWLERGECNKKNANTFYSLIQATNNHIRRLVNEKMQIDEEFHGMKNSFKDKFLHVLAQFEQVAKILSAAKHQRVSDHFTKQQRRNVEMWLKMTEEVDNMKEEYNTLFDEEESDTKAGKNVVPVEKYEQLKKENENLVYELEGYKNEAHLAKDEAERKFETFKAHFIAEQALKNEQPQEFIRKMPLLPFPSANNNQSTAVESKVNLSNSEVPHSEAKLISLITAFLMIHPLGATLDYLVSYLKSMMPEVAQVTVSNILTKYNEIFQCKTTGVGANIELKWYFVTFESIKK